The following proteins come from a genomic window of Aspergillus oryzae RIB40 DNA, chromosome 4:
- a CDS encoding MDR family MFS transporter (predicted transporter (major facilitator superfamily)) has product MTKSTVWNDGTVATEEFTRATGQAPGAIEGETLKHCVSISRQLVIMSGSVASPAEHAGARSSITNDQAAQKHPWRFWAITIALSLTGLLSTIEGTIITSALPTITKAFGGSSAYIWVPNAYFLASLAILPLVAQASDIFGRRSLLLMAVALFILGSGLCGGATSMRMLIAARTVQGLGGGAIALLINTVVTDLVPLRERGKYMAWIQMTATIGAALGPFLGGLITDHSTWRWVFYLNIPIGGGKDRARILSCQHTLTRKTAAFVALFLFLHLNYERDQTWKQRLARLDIAGNAIFIAAIIAVLIALTWGGTIYDWGTYHIVVPIVLGFVGIGLFITFEWTISKEPSFPRSTVSNRTSIAALILCFTHSICVYWTFYFLPIYFQAVRGVSAMRSGINTLPVFAGILPFAILGGILLSKLGRYKPLHFLGFIPLTIAMSLFSLLNANSSTAAWVCFQLLFSVGAGLLSGITLPAMQAPLDESLVAVTTGVWSFARGFGSVWGVTIPSAIYNNECRKNARSITDPAIAHYLTGGRAYEYSTKAFLDSIQDPASREQVVQVFQKSLRTVWLVAIAFAGLGLLVTLVEREVKLRDKLNTKFGLDEKGGDESSDKTHLSSNWTERTHLCSSLCSFLV; this is encoded by the exons CTCAAACATTGTGTTAGTATTAGCAGACAATTGGTGATAATGTCAGGGAGTGTCGCATCTCCAGCAGAACACGCCGGCGCGAGAAGTTCTATAACGAACGACCAAGCAGCCCAAAAACATCCATGGCGCTTCTGGGCAATTACCATTGCCCTCTCTCTTACTGGTCTTCTATCGACCATCGAAGGGACCATTATCACCAGCGCGTTACCAACAATAACGAAAGCCTTTGGAGGATCAAGTGCCTACATATGGGTTCCCAATGCGTACTTCTTAGCCTCGCTGGCAATCTTGCCACTGGTTGCTCAGGCCAGTGACATCTTTGGCCGTCGTTCGCTTCTTCTTATGGCTGTGGCATTGTTCATACTCGGCAGTGGCCTATGTGGTGGTGCCACATCGATGCGGATGCTGATTGCCGCTCGTACTGT ACAGGGTCTTGGGGGAGGAGCAATAGCTCTATTGATCAATACTGTCGTTACTG ATCTGGTACCACTACGAGAGCGTGGGAAGTACATGGCTTGGATTCAAATGACTGCAACCATCGGAGCTGCTCTTGGGCCATTTCTCGGTGGTCTCATCACTGATCACTCGACGTGGCGCTGGGTTTTCTATCTTAATATACCTATTGGGGGTGGTAAGGACCGAGCCCGTATATTATCATGTCAACACACGCTCACCAGGAAAACAGCTGCCTTTGTGgctctatttctatttctccATTTGAACTACGAGCGTGATCAAACCTGGAAACAGCGATTAGCGCGGCTTGACATAGCAGGAAATGCTATATTTATCGCTGCCATTATTGCTGTTCTTATTGCACTGACTTGGGGAGGCACCATATATGACTGGGGAACGTATCATATCGTTGTTCCAATTGTCCTTGGCTTCGTCGGAATCGGTCTCTTCATCACGTTTGAATGGACCATTAGCAAGGAGCCATCATTCCCGCGCAGCACCGTGTCCAATCGAACATCTATTGCTGCATTGATATTATGTTTCACGCATTCGATTTGTGTATATTGGACATTTTACTTCCTACCTATCTATTTTCAAGCTGTTCGAGGGGTATCAGCAATGCGATCAG GTATCAACACGTTGCCGGTCTTCGCTGGCATCCTCCCGTTCGCGATTTTAGGAGGTATACTCTTATCCAAGCTCGGTCGCTACAAGcccctccacttcctcggTTTCATTCCTCTCACAATCGCTATGAGTCTGTTCAGCCTACTCAATGCAAATTCTAGTACGGCTGCTTGGGTATGCTTCCAGCTTCTCTTCTCAGTCGGTGCTGGTCTACTGTCTGGAATTACCCTCCCAGCCATGCAAGCTCCCTTAGATGAAAGCCTGGTCGCAGTAACTACAGGCGTCTGGAGCTTTGCCCGGGGCTTTGGCAGCGTATGGGGCGTCACGATCCCTAGCGCCATATACAACAACGAATGTCGGAAGAATGCAAGGAGTATCACGGATCCTGCCATAGCTCATTATCTGACGGGTGGTCGTGCATACGAATATTCCACAAAGGCATTTTTAGACAGTATCCAGGACCCTGCTTCCCGAGAACAGGTTGTTCAGGTCTTTCAGAAG TCACTTCGTACAGTTTGGCTCGTGGCGATAGCCTTTGCCGGCTTGGGATTGTTGGTAACGCTTGTTGAAAGGGAAGTCAAGCTCCGGGATAAGCTTAATACCAAGTTTGGCTTGGATGAGAAGGGTGGTGATGAGTCGTCAGACAAG ACACACCTATCGTCAAATTGGACAGAGCGTACTCATCTTTGCAGTTCATTGTGTAGCTTCCTTGTTTGA
- a CDS encoding MFS transporter (synaptic vesicle transporter SVOP and related transporters (major facilitator superfamily)), whose product MDHTRGDIPTYQEDHRKCPSLDETDTDSEDLSDETANHVNSLELERINTYRLQQKTTVGSTRGPLPREQWLPMGAGKEYPPLLPDPEQYVVEFDGPDDPLHPYNWSMLRRAFLVCILCYATFAGSFASAVFSAAIGSVSEQFNIGTEAASLGVTLYVLGFAAGPTIWAPASELIGRRWPLSVGLFGCGVFSIACATAKDVQTIMISRFFAGLFAASPISIVPAVFADLFNNAQRGIIMSIFCMAVFIGPFAAPFVGGFIAMSSLGWRWTMYISAIMVFLGFILVLIFLDESYPPVILVRKASELRRQTHNWGIHAKQDEVEVDFKELIRNNFTRPITMLFTEPILLLISIYIAFIYGLMYALLGAYPVVFQGVYGMNMGVGGLAFVGLILGELLGGCYVLFLQGAYKRKLAANGDKPIPEWRLSPAILGAVLFTGGMFWFGWTGYTSSIHWMAPMASGVLTGAGIFLIFLQCFNYIVDCYPTLAASTIAANTILRSAVGCAFPLFSRQMMQNLGVQWAGTMLGCIAAVMIPIPVVFKLYGPWLRARSRLACSPVYDVEKKAYDSPAKDSFREMYALAANASRSCRTPHKVGRGQQCPRDCGG is encoded by the exons ATGGACCATACTCGGGGTGACATCCCGACttaccaagaagatcaccgCAAGTGTCCATCTCTTGATGAAACCGACACTGATAGCGAGGACTTATCCGATGAAACGGCAAACCATGTTAACTCTTTAGAGCTCGAGCGCATAAACACATATCGCCTTCAGCAAAAGACAACCGTTGGCTCGACCAGAGGCCCCCTGCCGCGGGAGCAATGGCTACCAATGGGTGCAGGGAAAGAATATCCTCCATTACTCCCTGATCCTGAGCAATATGTGGTTGAGTTTGATGGACCAGACGATCCATTACATCCCTACAACTGGTCCATGCTGAGAAG AGCTTTCCTCGTATGCATCCTGTGCTACGCAACCTTTGCCGGCTCCTTCGCTAGTGCCGTCTTCTCCGCTGCCATTGGTTCCGTGAGCGAGCAGTTTAATATCGGTACGGAGGCTGCATCGCTAGGTGTCACATTATACGTTTTAGGTTTCGCTGCCGGTCCGACGATCTGGGCGCCGGCATCTGAGCTTATCGGACGACGCTGGCCGTTGTCCGTTGGCCTCTTTGGATGTGGTGTCTTCAGCATTGCCTGCGCCACTGCAAAGGATGTACAGACTATTATGATAAGCCGTTTCTTTGCTGGACTGTTTGCCGCCAGccccatctccatcgtcccTGCTGTATTTGCTGATCTATTCAACAACGCACAACGGGGTATCATCATGTCGATCTTCTGCATGGCTGTCTTTATCGGACCCTTTGCCGCCCCTTTCGTGGGCGGATTCATCGCCATGAGCTCCCTCGGATGGCGCTGGACTATGTACATATCCGCCATCATGGTGTTCCTGGGCTTCATTCTCGTCCTTATATTCCTGGATGAGTCCTACCCTCCCGTGATTCTAGTCCGCAAGGCCTCGGAGCTTCGCCGGCAAACCCATAACTGGGGAATCCACGCCAAACAAGACGAAGTGGAGGTTGACTTCAAGGAGCTCATCCGGAACAACTTCACGCGCCCAATTACCATGCTATTCACAGAGCCTATTCTCCTCCTTATCTCCATTTACATCGCATTCATCTACGGCCTCATGTATGCCTTACTCGGTGCATACCCGGTCGTCTTCCAGGGTGTTTACGGTATGAACATGggtgttggtggtcttgcgTTTGTCGGCCTTATTCTGGGTGAACTGCTCGGCGGCTGCTATGTGCTCTTCCTCCAGGGCGCTTATAAACGGAAGCTTGCAGCAAATGGAGACAAACCGATCCCTGAATGGCGTCTCTCCCCTGCCATACTAGGTGCTGTACTCTTTACAGGAGGAATGTTCTG GTTCGGCTGGACCGGCTACACATCCTCCATCCACTGGATGGCACCCATGGCCTCCGGAGTCCTCACCGGCGCCggaatcttcctcatcttcctaCAATGTTTCAACTACATCGTTGACTGCTACCCCACACT TGCGGCCTCCACCATAGCAGCAAACACAATCCTCCGCTCAGCAGTCGGGTGTGcattccctctcttttcgAGACAAATGATGCAGAATCTCGGTGTCCAATGGGCCGGAACCATGCTCGGCTGTATTGCGGCTGTGATGATTCCTATCCCTGTTGTGTTTAAGTTGTATGGTCCTTGGCTGAGGGCTAGGAGTAGGTTGGCGTGTTCGCCGGTTTATgatgttgagaagaaggcttATGAT AGCCCTGCAAAAGATTCTTTTCGAGAGATGTATGCTCTTGCAGCCAACGCTTCGCGCAGTTGTCGTACACCTCACAAAGTCGGTCGAGGCCAACAGTGCCCTCGTGATTGTGGTGGGTGA